Part of the Carnobacterium pleistocenium FTR1 genome is shown below.
TCAGCATGATCAAAAAAGCGTTTATTCGCTTCAATGGTAGATGGCAATAATTCTACTTTATGAGTGGTAAGATCAAATGACGTTCCAGGTTCATTAAACCCAATATGTGCATTGCTTCCAATACCTAAAATTTGAATATCAATTGGGTGTTTTTCAATAATTTGATCATACCGTTCACACTCTTGTTCTGCATCTTTAGCTTTTCCATTAGGCACAAATGTTTCTTTAAATGGTTTTTTTGAAAATAATTGTTCTTCCATAAAATAACGGTAACTTTGAGGATCTGTTGGAGCAAGTCCAACATACTCATCTAAATTAAGAGCTGTCATATCTGAAAAATCTACGTCACTTTTGATCATTTCATGATACAAAGAAATCGGTGTACTTCCTGTAGCTAATCCTAATACTTTTGCTCCTTGATCCATTCCTGCTTTAATAAGTTCGAATGCTTTTTTTCCGCCTTCGATAGTGTCTTTTACAATAATTATTTCCATTTTAATTTCCACCTTTTCAATTCACTTTTTTAATAAACCATTTTTCCAAAACTAAATGTATGCTCGATATCAAAATCATTGTTCATCAAAATTAAATCAGCATCCTTACCCACTTTTAGACTGCCTTTTTTAGCCAAGCCGAATTCTCTTGCTTGATTACCAGAAGTCATTTTAACAGCATCTTCAATACTGCATCCTGTAAATGCCATAATATTCTTGAATGCGTCATTAAATTTCAATACGCTCCCTGCTAATGTACCATCTTCTAATCTTGCTTGATTATTTTTTACAAGAACCTTTTGCCCGCCTAATTCGCTTTCTCCATCAGGTAAACCTTTAGCACGCATTGAATCAGTGATTACTTCGATTCTGTCTGGTCCCTTAACTTTATATGCAAGGTTAACCATATCAGGATGAATATGGTACCCATCGACAATCATCTCAGTATAAATAGTATCTTCTAAGAAAGCATGACCGGTTACTCCAGGTTCACGGTGATGCAACCCTCTTTGCGCATTATATAGATGTGTAATATGTGAAGCTTTAGAGTCCATCAACTGAGCTCTTGTAGCATTACTGTGACCGATTGAAAGGATAATATCATGATTGACACAATAGTCTTCAAATGCAGACGCATCACTTGTTTCAGAAGCATAAGTCACTAAACGAATCCGATTTCCACTTAATTTATTCCATTTTTCCATTTGTTTTGCATCCGGTACACGGATAAATTCTTCAGGTTGAGCTCCTTTAAAAGCCTTCGATACAAAAGGACCTTCTAAATGAATTCCTTGAATCACTGGATTTTTAGTTGCAGCTTCATTAATTGCCATAAGTGCTTTATCAATGGCTTCATAAGACTGTGTCATTGTTGTAGCAAAGTAAGAAGTTATGCCTTCTTTATGCATTTTCCCAATCATTTGGTTGATTTCTTCAGCATTGCCGTCCATATTGTCATAACTATACCCGCCATGACTGTGAACATCAATAAAGCCAGGTAAAATAATTTTTCCAGCAGCGTCTTGTTCTTGATCAAATGTTTTTTTCTTATAATCATTCATTTTTCCTACAGCTAAAATTTCATCAGAAAAACGAATAAAAGCATTTTCAATTTTTTCTTCTCCTGTATAGACTGTTACATTTGTTAGTACATTAGCCATTTTTTTATCTCCCTTACTCTTTTTTATCATTATAAGTGGTATAGACCAAAAAAGCAAGTGAAAAATAAAGCCCTTAATCTTCAAAGAAGTTAAGAGCCTTACTGTAATTTTCACCCACGGTAACATCGTATTGAATTGCGTCATAAACCTTTAATAGCTCCTGTGTTTCCTTTGAGAGTTCATTTCGTTTTTCAGACACTATTGTTGAATCTCGTTCAATATACATTCCTTTTTCAAAAGCTGGTAAGGCTTCTTCTAATTCCATTAAAAGAGCATAAAAAGCAGTGACTTGTGCGTCTGAAATATCTAAAATATGATTCATAAAATAGATTGGACTGATGGTTTCTACTGTATCATTATTTTCAGTGAAATTAGAATAGATCAGCAGTGGTGTCTGATGTATTTTCAAATTCCCGTTGGTTTCTATAATCGTCTCACTATAAAAACTTGGCAAATGATCTCCCCAGAATACAACGATTGTTTTTTCCGGGAGTTGTTCCACAGTGGTTAAAAAATCAGCTAATGCCACATCACTATACGCTAAATCCTGCAAATAATTAGCCGCTTCTTCGGCATTCCCCGTTCCTTGAGCTGAAAAATCTGTATCAGGGTATTTGCCATCGTAAATCATATGATTCTGCATAGTTACCAAATGAATAAAATCCGATTCATTTGTCGATTCCATTTGTTTCAAGACTTCTTGATAAGCGGATTCATCTGAAATATAAGGATTTTGTTCTTTTTTATCTAAAAACTCCATATTTGTTTCATTTAAAAATGTTGTAAATCCTAGATTTTGATACACTTCATTCCGTTTATACATCGTTGTGTTATAAGGATGTATAGCCGTTGCTTTATATCCTTGCTGTTTTAAGTAAGAGACGGCAGAAGGCAGCTCGCTCATCCTAGAAACCAGTTGAGTATAAGGTGTTGTTAAACTAGCAGACATTGGTTCCATTGACAGTCCAGTCAATGCTTCAAATTCAATATTAGCTGTTCCACCTCCATATCCTTGAGATAAAATAGTCCCACTCACTACTTCTTCTTTTAGAGACCGTATTCTTGGAATAGGATCTTCTGAAACGGTTATCCCGTCAAGAGCTAAAGGATCTGAAAAGCTTTCATTCATTACATATATAATATTCACATCATTTATTACCGCTGATCTATTTTCATTTATTTCAGACGCTTTTTCTTCATACTTTTGAACGATCGTTGTTAGTTGTTTTTTTGAATAATCAGCTGGTTTTTCCATTGCTTCTACGCCAATATTATACAAAAACCCGCCTATAAATCCGTTATTATAATAATTCATCTGTTGGCTATAAGGTATCCAATAAGCATACCGATCATATGCTTGCCTTAATATATTATCTGGCTGATTGAAGCCCAAGCTGTAAAAAAGAACGGCACTTGTAATGAAGAACGTACTCCCTCTCACTAGCCAGTTCATCTTCTTTTTGACAGCTGTATCCAAATATTTGGAATCTCTTTTTCTCTTCTTAATGATAATATAAGTACTTAAACTTACTACACTGATTAGAAAGATAATGACTACTAAAATCAATTTACTATCGACCATTTGAATTAAAAAAGGCAAATCACTGATTAGCAAAAGGTCAGAAGGATATAATGGTTCTCCACGCAAAGCCATTTTCTGCTGTGTGGTCACTCCCATTGCAACTATAATAACTGTCATGATCAAGACACTCAACCAACGCGAACCAACCAGTGCTGCTATCCATAAATACAGCAGAAACAGCAAAAGCGCTCCCAATAAAAATATTTCCGTGTTCCAATAAAAAGTAAAATTGACAGCTAGCGAAAAATCATATTGATTTTGAAAAAATTGAAGTAAAAAATTTCCGAAAAACGCTATAATCAGTCCTATTAGAATCGTTATCAAACTATTTATAAGAATACTTGACTCTTTATATAAGGATTGACTTGTTTTATGTCTGCTTATTTTTTCCATTCTATCCACCTTTGCTAAAAAAAATTTATTTTACCTTTTATTTTTTTTGTCTGTTTCCTTCAAAATATAGATTGGCCTCTTCTTTGTTTCAAGATACGTTTTCCCAAGATATTTGCCCACTATTCCTAAGCAAAATAATTGCAATCCTCCAATAGCCAATACAATGGTCACTAAAGAAGGCCACCCCGCGGTTGGATCATCAAACAATACTGTTCGTATAACAATTGCAATCATAAAGAAGATAGCCATTATAAACGAAGTCAATCCCACAAAAGAAGCTATTGCTAGGGGGATATCTGAAAAATCAACAATTGCATCTAATGAATACTTAAATAAAGACCATATCGACCAGGAAGATTTACCAGCCACCCGTTCCTTATTTTCGTACTCTAAGTATTTCGTGTCAAATCCTACCCAGCTGAACATTCCTTTTGAAAAGCGATTGACTTCAGTCATGGAAAGAACAGCTTCTACCATTTGACGAGTCATTAGTCTATAATCTCGCGCTCCGTCAACAAATTCAACGGCTGAAATGCGCTTCATGATTCGATAAAACTCTTTAGCCAGAAATGAACGGAGAAGAGGCTCACCTTTTCGACTTACCCTTCTTGTCCCTACACAATCATATTCTTCATGTCGGATAAGTTGGAGCATTTGAGGCAATAAATCAGGAGGATCTTGCAAATCAACATCCATTACAGCTACATAGTCGCCAGTAGAATATTCTAATCCGGCATATAAAGCAGCTTCTTTTCCAAAATTTCGTGAAAAAGATAAATACTTAACAGAATCAGGGTATTGTTTTGCCATCTCTCTTAGTACCGTTAATGTATGATCTTTTGAACCATCATTGACAAATATATATTCAATACTTGTATTCGGTAATGCTGTTCGGATTTTTTCAACCGCAGTAAAAAAAAGGGGAATCGTTTGTTCTTCGTTATAACAGGGAATAACGAGTGACAGTTTTTCCATTTCCACTAATTCCATCTCCTTGCCTAATTTTTGAAAAATGGTCTAAGAATTTCTGGATTTATGATAACAAAAAAACTGGAATTTATGTTCCAGCCTTTTATCAGTACTTATTCCTTTTGTAGTTAGCTTTTCATTTCCAAAAATCATCAAATATTGTAATTGGCAAGTGACGTTTGTGTTCCGTTTTTAAGAACAAGCTCTCAATTTTTTGAGCTGCTTCTTTTGGTGTCTCTTTGCCTTCTAAATAATCATCTATTTGATCATAAGTCACGCCCAATGCTTTTTCATCTGGTAAAGACGGTTTATTTTCTTCTAAATCAGCAGTTGGTGTTTTTTCGTATAGCTGTTTAGGAGCACTTAGTTCTTTTAATAGTGCTTTCCCTTGACGTTTATTTAATCTAAAGATTGGATTGATATCCGTTCCGCCATCTCCAAATTTTGTATAAAATCCGGTAACGGATTCTGCAGAGTGATCTGTTCCTACTACAGCTCCGTTATAACTCCCGGCTATCGCATATTGAATGATCATGCGCTGACGAGCTTTGATATTTCCTTTAATAAAATCACTAATCGATGTACCGCTATCTTCTAATGTTTTTACTGTTGCATCTACTCCAGGCTTCACATTTACTTTAACGATTTTGTCCGCCCCAATAAATTCAATAGCGTCCATAGCATCTTTTTCATCAGCTTGCTCTCCGTAAGGAAGACGTACAGCAATGAATTGGTATTCATTGTCTCCAGTCTCTTCACGCAATTCAATCATAGCCAATTGACTTAATTTTCCAACTAATGTAGAATCTTGCCCTCCGCTAATACCGAGCACCAACGTTTTTAAAAATAAATGCTTTTTCAAATAGTCTTTCAAGAAATCCACACTTTTTCGTATTTCAACTTTTGGATCAATAGATGGACGAACGCACATTTCTTTAATGATTTGTTCTTTTAATTTTGACATACAGCATCCTCTTCTCTTTGATTATACGTTAAGTTAAATAGAGCATTGTATATTTTCTCATTCAAAAGGGTCAAGATTATTTAGTCATTTACTTTACACTACTATTTATATTTTTTCAGCTAATCTCTTTACATTGTCACGTACATTTTCGATAGACTTTATTTTATGATCGTAAGCAGCTTGCGATAAATCTACTGGATACCCTTCTGGATTCAAGTTACGCTTGTATTCTTCCCAAAGCATACCTAAGCTGTTTTTAGCATACATTTTTATTTCTATTAATTTTGGTAAATCATAAACTAATTTTCCATCGACAAAAATCTCTTTTAATAAGGGTCTAGCACTGAAATCAGTAACTGTTTTATTAATATATGTGTGAATGGGATGGAACATAAACAGCTCTTCCTTTTGATCGGGTCTTTCATTCCATAGCGTAATATAATCTCCTTGTGACTTTCCACCATCATTTTTTGTAATACGCCACACCTGTTTTTTCCCAGGAGTAGAAACTTTTTCAGCATTACTGGAAAGCTTCAATGTATCTACCATATTTCCTTGCTCATCTTCAATAGAAACTAGTTTATAAACCGCGCCTAAAGCAGGTTGATCATAGGCTGTGATTAGTTTTGTTCCCACACCCCAAACGTCGATTCGAGCACCTTGCATTTTTAAGTTTAAAATTGTTTTTTCATCTAAATCATTTGATGCATATATTTTTGCTTCAGTAAAACCTGCATCATCAAGCTGTTGGCGTACTCGTTTTGAAATATATGCCATATCTCCGCTATCAATGCGTACACCTAAAAAGTTTATTTTATCGCCTAATTCTTTGGCAACTCGGATAGCATTTGGTACACCAGATCTCAAGGTATCATACGTATCCACTAAAAACACATTATCTTTATGTGTTGTAGCGTACGCCATAAAAGCATCATAATCATTTCGATAAACTTGTACTAATGAGTGAGCATGCGTCCCACTGACTGGGATACCAAAAATTTTACCTGCACGTGTATTGCTAGTAGCATCGCATCCGCCAATATAAGCTGCCCTTGTTCCCCAAATAGCAGCGTCCATTTCTTGCGCTCTTCTAGTTCCAAATTCTAATACTGGCTCATCTTTTACAATAGACTTAATATTAGCAGCTTTAGTTGCAATTAAAGTCTGGTAATTCAAAATATTTAAAATAGTTGTTTCGACTAATTGACAATCGATTAAAGGCCCCTCCACTTGAATAAGCGGTTCACCAGCAAAAACAACTTCACCTTCAATCATTGAGCGAATCGTTCCTCTAAATTCGAAATTCTTTAAGTAAACTAAAAATTCTTCAGGATAAGTAGCTAAACTTCTTAAATAATCGATATCGCTTTTTGTGAATTCTAATTTTTGAATGTAGTTGATCACGCGTTCTAATCCAGCAAAAATAGCGTAGCCACTTTGAAAAGGATTATTTCTATAATACGCCTCAAAAACCGCATGAGAATCTGCTTTTCCTAATTCCCAATAGGTTTTCATCATATTAATTTGGTATAGATCAGTGTGTAATGCCCAACTGTCATCTGGATATATCGTATTCATTACTGTTCCCCTATCTGTAATTTATTCCCGTTAATCATACCATAAACTCAGTAAAATATGGAGATTTCAAGAGATTATCTAACTGGACTGATCCGCAAATACTCTCCCAGTTCCTTTTGCTATTCTGATAGGTTTTGTTGCTTGTTCATAATTTTTTAAACGAATTTCTTTAATGGCTACTTCTCCTGCACGATATTGGATGGATAAGGCAATTTTGTCTGAACGATCCTCTAGTTTAGTTACAGCAAAGAAATGGCGGATGGCTACTTTTTGGTAGGCTGATACAACTAAGGCTCTTGGGGTCGAAGCTGTATAAAGCTCTGTTAACTGTGGATAACAAGCGGCCAAAAAAGTTCCCCTTACGCCAAATGCTGATTTAGAATACGCATCGTCTTCTTGATGATGACCAATGTGTCTAAAATTATAAGAACGATTATCGTGCTCCGAAAGATGACCAATAATTTGGATATCGGATGCAGCGGAACTTGTCTCATGAGCTTTGATCTCAACTCCTCCAAAACAAAAAGCCGTATGATTATTTACTAAGGTAACGTGCTGCGAACCATCATCTACCTCAATGCCATTCGAATTAGCGTAATTTTTTTTATGAGAACGGCCACTAGGATGATGGGCATAAGAATTAGAAATAAAAATATAATCACTATGGTGCGTGGTGATCCCATCATCGCCAAATCCGCTCGTTTCTATTTGGTCGATCCAGACATATTGGCTGCCTCTGTTTGCTCTGCGACCGTCTCCCGAGTAATTATAAAGTGTTGCGGTAACATCAATGCCATGCAATCCTGGATTGATTATCTTTACATTACGGATTATGGCATAATTTACTTGAGCCAACGTGATTCCACTAGAGTAAGTCCCACCACTCGCAGTTTTTTCAGTGTTGTTCAATCTTGTGACATTCCAATCTAAACTCATTCCTTCAATGTAAATATGATGATTCCCATTTAAATGCTGCTTGTTGGTGATTAAGCGTGTCTTTTTAGGAGCATTTTTATGCAAGATAAGAAAGGTTTGGTTTACCCCGCTTCCAATCAATTCTGTATGAGAAGGAATTTCAATTCCTCTAACAATGTATTTTCCAGGCGGTATGACCACACGTCTAAAACCATTAGCGAGAGCTTTTTTAAAGGCTTTTGTACAATCTTTTTTCCCATCTCCCACTGCACCATAATCAAGAACAGAAACCTCTTTTGTTCTTTTTTTTAACCAAGTCATTTCAAAGTCTAGTACTATCTTCCAATGAGGAAAAACATTCCCTTTTTCACCTACTAAAACAGGTGGTTCAGTTGTAAAATCATTTTTTCTATAACTAAGTCCATTTACTGCTAATCGACCAGTTTTCTGTTTTGCCAAATTACCTGTTAAAGTTCGAAAAAGCTTTTCCGTTTCGCTAATAGCTTCTATTTTTTTTATCGTACTATTATATGAAGGAAAAATAGATGTTAACTTTTGTTGAATCGCTTGTTCTTGATTCACTCACTTCACCCCTTAAAGTTTCTCACTTCATTCTTGAGTCTCAATGTACATTAGCTTTCCTTTACATTGTCCACAAACGTACTTTTGAGTGTTAACTTTGCGTTGTCGGTAGATAAACTGTGAACAACTTTGACATTGATAAAGCATTCTTTTTTTTACGGGTTTAACATTCTTATTTAATGACTTTACAAATCTTGAGCCACCGACTTTTATTAACAGTTGTTTAAATTCTTTATCTTTATGTTGAAAGCCTTCACCCGATAAATGCAGATGGTAATGGCACAGTTCATGTTTGATCACCCCTAAAAATTCATCAGCTCCAAAGACTTCTAAAATTTTAGGATTAAAATCTAAATTATGGGACTTTAAGTGATAACGCCCTCCTGTTGTAAGCAGACGATTGTTAAATACCGCTTGGTGTTGGAAAGGTAGTCCAAAACAATCACGTGATATTTTCTTTACTAGTATTTGCAATTCAGCTTGATTCATATCTATTCTTCCTTTTAGAACTCATTTTTTATTTCCAACACATTTCTTATATTTTATTTTACAATTTTACAAGCTGCCTCACAACTATAAGCTGTCAAGCAAAAAAGGAATTGAGAAAATCACAATTCCTTTTTTATAAGCTGTATAATTTTTAGTATGGATAAATAAATGGCTCATCCCAAAATTCTGGAGGAATAGGGGTTGCTTGTAAGTATGCATTGGATTCAATGTGAATGAAACAGCATCAGCGCTTCAGCGATTAAGTTGTGTTTGAAGTTTAAAAGTCTGCAGACTTCCTTTCAGGCTTCAGGCGCTGCCTTGGTTCCACAAGCAAGTTCGTATATTCCAGAAGAAATTTCATTTTGAAGCATCCACACTATTTGACCTAGAGCCTTTTTCTGCATCTTGTCATGTTGAATCGTTTTCGCTTTATCCTTTTGGTTTCAACATCGTTAGGGCAATGCGTCCTTTTTTCAAATCCACATTATCAACCCAAACAGTTACAACATCTCCAACTGAAACAACATTTGTTGGGTGTTGAACATATCCTTTGCTTAATTTAGAAATATGAACCATTCCGTCTTGTTTAACTCCTATATCTACAAAAGCGCCAAAATCAACAACATTTCTGACGGTACCTTCTAATTCCATACCGGATATTAGATCCTCCATGCTTAATACATCTGTGCGCAACAATGGAGCTGCTAGTTCATCACGTAAGTCACGACCTGGTTTTGACAAAGCTTGTACCATATCTTTTATGGTTTCTTTACCTAAACCAACTTGTTCAGTTAATGCTGATAGTTCCATTTTTTCCAGAACTTTTTTGGCTTCCATACTGCCAACATCTGATAAAGACAATCCTGCTAATTCAATAATTTGTTTTGCTTCTTTATAGGTTTCAGGATGAATTCCAGTGTTATCTAATACATTTTTCCCACCAATGATACGCAAGAACCCAACTGCTTGTTCATAAGCTTTAGGGCCTAAGCGAGCAACTTTCTTCAGTTGAGCACGACTTTCAAAACGGCCATTTTCTTCACGGTATGCTACCACGTTCGTTGCTGTTGTTTTATTTAATCCCGCAACATGTTGCAATAAAGGTGCACTTGCAGTATTTACATTTACTCCAACCTGATTAACAGCTGTTTCTACTACAAAATCAAGTCGTTCTTCTAGTTTTTTTTGAGAAACATCATGTTGGTATTGACCCACACCAACCGATTTAGGATCAATTTTAACAAGTTCGGCTAACGGATCTTGTAAACGACGTGCAATGCTGACAGCACTTCTTTGTTCAACTTGCAGATCAGGAAATTCTTCTCGAGCCGTTTTACTTGCTGAATAAACCGATGCACCTGCTTCGTTTACAATAACATAGAAAACTTGTCGTCCCATTTCTTTTAAGTTTTCAGCAACAAATGTTTCAGATTCACGGCTAGCTGTTCCATTTCCGATTGCAATCATTTCAACTTGGTAAGACTCAATCAATTTTTTGAATTTAACAGCTGCTTCAGCACGTGCATTGACACCCGCTGGCTTATGCGGATAAATTACATCGATTGCTAGCACTTTCCCTGTAGGATCAATAACAGCTAACTTACACCCTGTGCGATAAGCTGGATCCAATCCTAACAGGATTTTACCTTTTAGAGGTGCTTGCAATAATAAGTTACGCAAATTTTCTCCAAAAATATGAATCGCTTGTTCTCCCGCTGTTTCAGTTAATTCTGCACGAATTTCACGTTCAATCGATGGTCCGATGAATCGTTTATAACTCTCCTCGTAAGCCGCTTTTATAAACGGTGCAGCTGTTGATTGCGGCTGCTCAATTAATTGTTTTTCTAAATACTCATAGATTTTACTTTCTTCTAGAGCAAAAGAGATTTTTAAAATATCTTCTTTTTCGCCACGATTCATGGCTAAGATACGATGAGAAGCAACTTTTGATAATGGTTCACTATAATCATAGTACATTTCAAAAGTTCCTTTTTCATCTTTTTCTACCTTTTTAACTTTAGCTGTAATAGCTCCATTTTTAGAACTGTACTCACGGATCCAAGTTCGATATCTAGGCTCATCCCCGATTTTTTCGGCAAGAATTTCATGTGCTCCAGCTAATGCCTCATCACTGGTTGCAACTTTTTTTTCTTCATCGACGTATTTTTCTGCTTCGGCTTGAACACTGTCTTTTGGAAAAGACAACAGCCACTCTGCTAATGGCTCTAGTCCACTTTCTTTTGCAATAGTTGCTTTTGTACGACGCTTTTGTTTAAACGGACGATATAAATCTTCCACTAGCTGCATTTTTGCTGCTTTTATAATTTCTCTTTCAAGTTCTGGTGTTAATTTCCCTTGTTCCTCAATCGTTCTTAGAACATCATTTTTTCGCTTTTCTAAATTCGTTAAGTAATTATGACGCTCTTCTATTTCGCGTATTTGAACTTCATCCAACGTCCCAGTCATTTCTTTTCGGTATCGGGCGATAAAAGGGACAGTATTCCCTTCAGCTAGTAAGTCTAAGACCGTTGTTAATTGTTTTTTAGAATAACTTTTCAATTCATTTTTTAGTAGATCTAATACAATTGATTCATTTGTTTCAGTCATGTCGTTCTTCCTCTCTCGTTCCACTTTACTCAACTATTTTACCATAAATAAAGAAGGCTATCCAAATCACGCTTATTATACACAGCAAGCTCTTATTTCCTTGAAAAAAGTAGGCAAAAAGGTTTTATCCTCTTTACCTACTTTTTAAGGCCTATAATTTTTAGAGTTGCGAAATTAATTAAATGACTCACCAAAAATTTTTGGCGGAACAAGGTTGCTTGTAGCCATGTATTAGATTCAATGAGAATTACACAAGGTTGACACCTCAGCGATTACGTTATGTTTGAAGCTTGAAAGCCGGAAAGACTTTTTTTAGGCTTAAGGCGTTCTCATGGCTCTCCACAAACAAACCTGTTCATTCCAGAATAAATCCCATTTTGAGTCATCCACCTTATTTGACCCAGAGCCACTTTTTACTTTTCCGGTAGTTGAAATACAACTATCGCTTTACTAATTTCGGTTTCTGGATCTTTGGTCAGCC
Proteins encoded:
- a CDS encoding Tex family protein, translating into MTETNESIVLDLLKNELKSYSKKQLTTVLDLLAEGNTVPFIARYRKEMTGTLDEVQIREIEERHNYLTNLEKRKNDVLRTIEEQGKLTPELEREIIKAAKMQLVEDLYRPFKQKRRTKATIAKESGLEPLAEWLLSFPKDSVQAEAEKYVDEEKKVATSDEALAGAHEILAEKIGDEPRYRTWIREYSSKNGAITAKVKKVEKDEKGTFEMYYDYSEPLSKVASHRILAMNRGEKEDILKISFALEESKIYEYLEKQLIEQPQSTAAPFIKAAYEESYKRFIGPSIEREIRAELTETAGEQAIHIFGENLRNLLLQAPLKGKILLGLDPAYRTGCKLAVIDPTGKVLAIDVIYPHKPAGVNARAEAAVKFKKLIESYQVEMIAIGNGTASRESETFVAENLKEMGRQVFYVIVNEAGASVYSASKTAREEFPDLQVEQRSAVSIARRLQDPLAELVKIDPKSVGVGQYQHDVSQKKLEERLDFVVETAVNQVGVNVNTASAPLLQHVAGLNKTTATNVVAYREENGRFESRAQLKKVARLGPKAYEQAVGFLRIIGGKNVLDNTGIHPETYKEAKQIIELAGLSLSDVGSMEAKKVLEKMELSALTEQVGLGKETIKDMVQALSKPGRDLRDELAAPLLRTDVLSMEDLISGMELEGTVRNVVDFGAFVDIGVKQDGMVHISKLSKGYVQHPTNVVSVGDVVTVWVDNVDLKKGRIALTMLKPKG